The Nycticebus coucang isolate mNycCou1 chromosome 8, mNycCou1.pri, whole genome shotgun sequence genome has a window encoding:
- the PTPN23 gene encoding tyrosine-protein phosphatase non-receptor type 23 isoform X2, which yields MLGAMDKRVSEEGMKVSCTHFQCAAGAFTYLREHFPQAYSVDMSRQILTLNVNLMLGQAQECLLEKSMLDNRKSFLVARISAQVVDYYKEACRALENPDTASLLGRIQKDWKKLVQMKIYYFAAVAHLHMGKQAEEQQKFGERVAYFQSALDKLTEAIKLAKGQPDTVQDALRFTMDVIGGKYNSAKKDNDFIYHEAVPALDTLQPVKGAPLVKPLPVNPTDPAVTGPDIFAKLVPMAAHEASSLYSEEKAKLLREMMAKIEDKNEVLDQFMDSMQLDPETVDNLDAYSHIPPQLMEKCAALSVRPDTVRNLVQSMQVLSGVFTDVEASLKDIRDLLEEDELLEQKFQEALGQAGASLAVSKAELAEVRREWAKYMEVHEKASFTNSELHRAMNLHVGNLRLLSGPLDQVRAALPTPALTPEDKAVLQNLKRILAKVQEMRDQRVSLEQQLRELIQKDDITASLVTTDHSEMKKLFEEQLKKYDQLRVYLEQNLAAQDNVLRALTEANVQYAAVRRVLSDLDQKWNSTLQTLVASYEAYEDLMKKSQEGKDFYADLESKVAALLERAQSTCQAREAARQQLLDRELKKKPPPRPTAPKPLLARREEGETEIGDPPEELRSLPPDLVSGPRLPDTFLGTVTPLHFPLGPGPHYLSGPLPPGAYSGPSQMMQPRAPGPPTMSMAPGSALYPAPAYTPELGLVPRSSPQHGVVSSPYVGVGPPPPVAGLPSAPPSQFAGPELAVAVRPATTTVDSVQAPISSHTAPRPNPSPAPPQPCFPVPPPQPLPTPYSYPIGTKQSLTAPPAQRHFSPGISTGFPVPRIGPHPHPSRATLGSQVPQLQHPHIFPPQTPGLLPPQPTYPFAPQPGVLGQPPPLHTQLYPGPSQDPLPPHSGALPFPSPGPPQPPHPTLAFGTASSTRPLGPQIAPLSIQGPSPVGQPTPSPHLVPSPAPSPGPGPVPSRTPAAEPPLCSRRGTAAADLLSSSPESQHGSTQPPGGGQPLLQPTKVDAAEGRRPQALRLIERDPYEHPERLRQLQEELEVFRGQLGDTGTLDTIWRELQDAQEQDARARSIAIARCYSLKNRHQDVMPYDSNRVVLRSGKDDYINASCVEGLSPYCPPLVATQAPLPGTAADFWLMVHEQKVSVIVMLVSEAEMEKQKVARYFPTERGQPMVHGALSLALSSVRTTETHVERVLSLQFRDQSLKRSLVHLHFTTWPELGLPDSPSNLLRFIQEVHAHYLHQRPLHTPIVVHCSSGVGRTGAFALLYAAVQEVEAGNGIPELPQLVRRMRQQRKHMLQEKLHLRFCHEAVVRHVEQVLQRHGVPPPCKPLTSTSLSQKNHLPQDSQDLVLGGDVPISSIQATIAKLSIRPPGGLDSPAASQPGPIEPQGLPPASLPEPTPVPSSSPPPLASPLPEVPQPEEEQPVPEAPNLGPPSSSLELLASLTPEAFSLDSSLRGKQRMSKQNFLQAHNGQGLRAARPTDDPLSLLDPLWTLNKT from the exons ATGCTGGGGGCCATGGACAAGCGGGTGTCTGAAGAG gGCATGAAGGTCTCCTGTACCCACTTCCAGTGTGCAGCGGGCGCCTTCACCTACCTACGTGAGCACTTCCCTCAGGCCTACAGTGTCGACATGAGCCGCCAGATCCTCACTCTCAATGTTAACCTCATGCTG GGCCAGGCTCAGGAGTGCCTTCTGGAGAAGTCAATGTTGGACAACAGGAAGAGCTTTCTAGTGGCCCGCATCAGTGCACAG GTAGTAGATTATTATAAGGAAGCGTGCCGGGCCTTGGAGAACCCAGACACGGCCTCGCTGCTGGGTCGCATCCAGAAGGACTGGAAGAAGCTTGTGCAGATGAAAATCTACTACTTTGCAGCTGTGGCTCAT CTGCATATGGGAAAGCAGGCCGAGGAGCAGCAGAAGTTTGGAGAGCGA GTTGCATACTTTCAGAGTGCCCTGGACAAGCTCACTGAAGCCATCAAGTTGGCCAAG GGACAGCCTGATACAGTGCAAGATGCACTTCGCTTCACTATGGATGTCATTGGGGGAAA ATACAATTCTGCCAAGAAGGACAATGACTTCATCTACCATGAAGCTGTCCCAGCACTAGATACCCTTCAGCCTGTCAAAG GAGCCCCCTTGGTGAAACCCTTGCCAGTGAATCCCACAGACCCAGCGGTTACAGGCCCCGACATCTTCGCCAAACTGGTACCCATGGCTGCCCATGAGGCCTCATCACTGTATAG TGAGGAGAAGGCCAAACTGCTTCGGGAGATGATGGCCAAGATTGAGGACAAGAATGAGGTCTTAGA CCAGTTCATGGATTCAATGCAGCTGGATCCTGAGACAGTGGACAACCTTGATGCGTACAGCCACATCCCACCCCAGCTCATGGAGAAGTGTGCAGCTCTCAGTGTGCGGCCAGACACTGTCAGGAACCTCGTCCAGTCCATGCAAG TGCTGTCAGGTGTGTTCACGGATGTGGAGGCCTCCTTGAAGGACATCAGGGACCTGCTGGAGGAGGATGAGCTGCTAGAGCAGAAGTTCCAGGAAGCACTGGGCCAAGCAGGAGCCAGCCTAGCTGTCTCCAAGGCTGAGCTGGCAGAGGTGAGGCGAGAATGGGCCAAATACATGGAAGTCCATGAGAAGGCCTCCTTCACCAACAGTGAGTTGCACCGTGCCATGAATCTGCACGTGGGCAACCTACGGCTGCTCAGTGGGCCACTAGATCAGGTCCGGGCTGCCCTGCCCACCCCAGCTCTCACCCCAG AGGACAAGGCTGTGCTGCAGAACCTGAAGCGCATCCTGGCTAAAGTGCAGGAGATGCGGGACCAACGTGTGTCCCTGGAGCAGCAGCTGCGTGAGCTTATCCAGAAGGATGATATCACTGCCTCACTGGTTACTACAGACCACTCAGAGATGAAG AAGCTCTTTGAGGAACAGCTGAAGAAGTACGACCAGCTGAGGGTATACCTGGAACAGAACCTGGCTGCCCAAGACAATGTCCTCCGTGCATTGACAGAGGCTAATGTACAGTATGCGGCTGTGCGACGCGTGCTAAGCGACCTGGACCAAAA GTGGAACTCCACGCTACAGACGCTAGTGGCTTCATATGAAGCCTATGAGGACTTGATGAAGAAGTCCCAGGAGGGCAAGGACTTTTATGCAGACCTGGAGAGCAAGGTGGCTGCTCTGTTGGAACGGGCACAGTCTACCTGCCAGGCTCGTGAAGCTGCCCGCCAACAGCTCTTAGACAG GGAGCTGAAGAAGAAGCCACCACCACGGCCCACAGCCCCCAAACCACTGCTGGCccgaagggaggaaggggagacagAGATAGGAGACCCCCCTGAGGAGCTGCGCAGCCTGCCTCCTGACCTGGTGTCTGGCCCAAGACTACCTGACACTTTCCTGGGAACTGTGACCCCACTCCACTTTCCTCTTGGCCCAGGACCCCATTACCTCTCAGGCCCCTTACCCCCTGGAGCCTACTCAGGCCCCAGCCAGATGATGCAGCCCAGGGCCCCAGGACCCCCCACAATGTCCATGGCACCTGGGTCGGCCCTCTACCCAGCCCCTGCCTACACACCAGAGTTGGGCCTTGTGCCCCGATCTTCCCCCCAGCATGGTGTGGTAAGCAGCCCCTATGTGGGGGTAGGGCCACCTCCACCAGTTGCAGGTCTGCCCTCAGCCCCACCTTCTCAATTCGCAGGCCCTGAGTTGGCTGTGGCAGTTCGGCCAGCCACCACCACAGTAGACAGTGTCCAGGCCCCCATCTCCAGCCACACAGCACCACGGCCAAACCCCAGCCCtgctcctccccagccctgcttCCCAGTGCCTCCACCACAGCCCCTGCCCACGCCCTACTCCTACCCTATAGGGACCAAGCAATCTCTCACAGCGCCCCCAGCCCAGCGCCACTTCTCTCCTGGGATTTCCACAGGTTTTCCAGTCCCAAGGATAGGGCCCCATCCCCATCCTTCACGAGCAACACTTGGGTCTCAGGTCCCCCAACTCCAGCATCCACACATCTTCCCACCCCAGACCCCAGGTCTCTTACCCCCACAGCCTACTTACCCCTTTGCTCCTCAGCCTGGTGTCCTGGGGCAGCCGCCACCCCTGCACACCCAGCTCTACCCAGGCCCCTCCCAAGACCCTCTGCCCCCCCATTCAGGAGCTCTGCCTTTCCCCAGCCCTGGgccccctcagcctccccatcccACCTTGGCATTTGGTACTGCTTCTTCTACCAGACCTCTGGGTCCCCAGATAGCCCCTCTCTCCATTCAAGGCCCCTCACCTGTTGGCCAACCCACCCCTAGTCCCCACCTGGTGCCTTCACCTGCCCCATCACCAGGGCCTGGCCCAGTGCCCTCTCGGACCCCGGCAGCAGAGCCACCCCTGTGCTCACGCCGAGGTACTGCAGCTGCAGACCTACTCTCCTCTAGTCCTGAGAGCCAGCATGGCAGCACACAACCTCCTGGGGGTGGGCAGCCCTTGCTGCAGCCTACCAAGGTGGATGCAGCTGAGGGCCGTCGACCACAGGCCCTGCGGCTGATTGAGCGGGACCCCTATGAGCATCCTGAGAGGTTGCGGCAGTTGCAGGAGGAGCTGGAGGTCTTTCGGGGCCAGCTTGGGGATACAGGGACTCTGGACACCATCTGGCGGGAATTGCAAGATGCACAGGAACAGGATGCCCGAGCCCGTTCTATCGCCATAGCTCGCTGCTACTCCCTGAAGAACCGACACCAGGATGTCATGCCCTATGACAGTAACCGTGTGGTTTTGCGCTCAGGCAAGGATGACTACATCAATGCTAGCTGCGTGGAGGGGCTCTCTCCATACTGCCCACCCTTAGTGGCCACTCAGGCACCACTGCCTGGCACCGCTGCTGACTTCTGGCTTATGGTACATGAGCAGAAAGTGTCAGTCATTGTCATGCTGGTGTCTGAGGCTGAAATGGAGAAG CAAAAGGTAGCACGCTACTTCCCCACTGAGAGGGGCCAGCCCATGGTGCATGGTGCCCTGAGCCTGGCCCTGAGCAGCGTCCGAACCACCGAAACCCACGTGGAGCGTGTACTGAGCCTGCAGTTCCGAGACCAGAGCCTCAAGCGCTCTCTTGTGCATCTCCACTTTACCACTTGGCCTGAGTT AGGCCTGCCTGACAGCCCCAGCAACTTGTTGCGCTTCATCCAGGAGGTACACGCGCATTACCTGCACCAGCGGCCCCTGCACACACCCATCGTTGTGCACTGCAG CTCTGGTGTGGGCCGCACAGGGGCCTTTGCGTTGCTCTACGCTGCTgtgcaggaggtggaggcagggaatGGGATCCCTGAGCTGCCTCAGCTGGTGCGGCGCATGCGGCAGCAGAGGAAGCACATGCTGCAAGAGAAA CTGCACCTCAGGTTCTGCCATGAGGCTGTGGTGAGACATGTGGAGCAGGTCCTGCAGCGCCATGGTGTGCCCCCTCCATGCAAGCCCTTGACCAGCACAAGCCTCAGCCAGAAG AATCATCTTCCTCAGGACTCCCAGGACCTCGTCCTTGGTGGGGATGTgcctattagctccatccaggcCACCATTGCTAAGCTTAGCATCCGGCCTCCTGGGGGCTTGGATTCTCCTGCTGCCAGCCAGCCAGGCCCCATAGAGCCCCAAGGCCTGCCGCCAGCCAGCCTCCCAGAGCCTACCCCAGTCCCatcttcctccccacctcctcttgcctcacccctgCCTGAGGTCCCCCAGCCAGAGGAAGAGCAGCCAGTGCCTGAAGCCCCCAACTTGGggcccccctcctcctccctggagcTGCTGGCCTCCTTGACCCCAGAGGCCTTCTCCCTGGACAGTTCCTTGCGGGGAAAGCAGCGGATGAGCAAGCAGAATTTTCTGCAGGCTCATAATGGGCAGGGTTTGAGGGCTGCCCGGCCCACTGATGACCCCCTTAGCCTTCTGGATCCACTCTGGACACTCAACAAGACCTGA
- the PTPN23 gene encoding tyrosine-protein phosphatase non-receptor type 23 isoform X1: protein MEAVPRMPMIWLDLKEAGDFQFQPAVKKFVLKNYGENPEAYNEELKKLELLRQNAVRVPRDFEGCSVLRKYLGQLHYLQSRVPMGSGQEAAIPVTWTEIFSGKSVAHEDIKYEQACILYNLGALHSMLGAMDKRVSEEGMKVSCTHFQCAAGAFTYLREHFPQAYSVDMSRQILTLNVNLMLGQAQECLLEKSMLDNRKSFLVARISAQVVDYYKEACRALENPDTASLLGRIQKDWKKLVQMKIYYFAAVAHLHMGKQAEEQQKFGERVAYFQSALDKLTEAIKLAKGQPDTVQDALRFTMDVIGGKYNSAKKDNDFIYHEAVPALDTLQPVKGAPLVKPLPVNPTDPAVTGPDIFAKLVPMAAHEASSLYSEEKAKLLREMMAKIEDKNEVLDQFMDSMQLDPETVDNLDAYSHIPPQLMEKCAALSVRPDTVRNLVQSMQVLSGVFTDVEASLKDIRDLLEEDELLEQKFQEALGQAGASLAVSKAELAEVRREWAKYMEVHEKASFTNSELHRAMNLHVGNLRLLSGPLDQVRAALPTPALTPEDKAVLQNLKRILAKVQEMRDQRVSLEQQLRELIQKDDITASLVTTDHSEMKKLFEEQLKKYDQLRVYLEQNLAAQDNVLRALTEANVQYAAVRRVLSDLDQKWNSTLQTLVASYEAYEDLMKKSQEGKDFYADLESKVAALLERAQSTCQAREAARQQLLDRELKKKPPPRPTAPKPLLARREEGETEIGDPPEELRSLPPDLVSGPRLPDTFLGTVTPLHFPLGPGPHYLSGPLPPGAYSGPSQMMQPRAPGPPTMSMAPGSALYPAPAYTPELGLVPRSSPQHGVVSSPYVGVGPPPPVAGLPSAPPSQFAGPELAVAVRPATTTVDSVQAPISSHTAPRPNPSPAPPQPCFPVPPPQPLPTPYSYPIGTKQSLTAPPAQRHFSPGISTGFPVPRIGPHPHPSRATLGSQVPQLQHPHIFPPQTPGLLPPQPTYPFAPQPGVLGQPPPLHTQLYPGPSQDPLPPHSGALPFPSPGPPQPPHPTLAFGTASSTRPLGPQIAPLSIQGPSPVGQPTPSPHLVPSPAPSPGPGPVPSRTPAAEPPLCSRRGTAAADLLSSSPESQHGSTQPPGGGQPLLQPTKVDAAEGRRPQALRLIERDPYEHPERLRQLQEELEVFRGQLGDTGTLDTIWRELQDAQEQDARARSIAIARCYSLKNRHQDVMPYDSNRVVLRSGKDDYINASCVEGLSPYCPPLVATQAPLPGTAADFWLMVHEQKVSVIVMLVSEAEMEKQKVARYFPTERGQPMVHGALSLALSSVRTTETHVERVLSLQFRDQSLKRSLVHLHFTTWPELGLPDSPSNLLRFIQEVHAHYLHQRPLHTPIVVHCSSGVGRTGAFALLYAAVQEVEAGNGIPELPQLVRRMRQQRKHMLQEKLHLRFCHEAVVRHVEQVLQRHGVPPPCKPLTSTSLSQKNHLPQDSQDLVLGGDVPISSIQATIAKLSIRPPGGLDSPAASQPGPIEPQGLPPASLPEPTPVPSSSPPPLASPLPEVPQPEEEQPVPEAPNLGPPSSSLELLASLTPEAFSLDSSLRGKQRMSKQNFLQAHNGQGLRAARPTDDPLSLLDPLWTLNKT from the exons tttGTCCTGAAGAATTATGGAGAGAACCCAGAAGCCTACAATGAGGAATTGAAGAAGCTGGAGTTGCTCAGACAG AATGCTGTCCGTGTACCCCGAGACTTTGAGGGCTGCAGTGTCCTTCGCAAATACCTTGGCCAGCTCCACTACCTGCAGAGTCGAGTCCCTATGGGCTCAGGCCAGGAGGCTGCCATCCCTGTCACTTG GACTGAGATCTTCTCAGGCAAGTCTGTGGCTCATGAGGACATCAAGTACGAGCAGGCCTGTATTCTCTACAACCTTG GGGCACTGCACTCCATGCTGGGGGCCATGGACAAGCGGGTGTCTGAAGAG gGCATGAAGGTCTCCTGTACCCACTTCCAGTGTGCAGCGGGCGCCTTCACCTACCTACGTGAGCACTTCCCTCAGGCCTACAGTGTCGACATGAGCCGCCAGATCCTCACTCTCAATGTTAACCTCATGCTG GGCCAGGCTCAGGAGTGCCTTCTGGAGAAGTCAATGTTGGACAACAGGAAGAGCTTTCTAGTGGCCCGCATCAGTGCACAG GTAGTAGATTATTATAAGGAAGCGTGCCGGGCCTTGGAGAACCCAGACACGGCCTCGCTGCTGGGTCGCATCCAGAAGGACTGGAAGAAGCTTGTGCAGATGAAAATCTACTACTTTGCAGCTGTGGCTCAT CTGCATATGGGAAAGCAGGCCGAGGAGCAGCAGAAGTTTGGAGAGCGA GTTGCATACTTTCAGAGTGCCCTGGACAAGCTCACTGAAGCCATCAAGTTGGCCAAG GGACAGCCTGATACAGTGCAAGATGCACTTCGCTTCACTATGGATGTCATTGGGGGAAA ATACAATTCTGCCAAGAAGGACAATGACTTCATCTACCATGAAGCTGTCCCAGCACTAGATACCCTTCAGCCTGTCAAAG GAGCCCCCTTGGTGAAACCCTTGCCAGTGAATCCCACAGACCCAGCGGTTACAGGCCCCGACATCTTCGCCAAACTGGTACCCATGGCTGCCCATGAGGCCTCATCACTGTATAG TGAGGAGAAGGCCAAACTGCTTCGGGAGATGATGGCCAAGATTGAGGACAAGAATGAGGTCTTAGA CCAGTTCATGGATTCAATGCAGCTGGATCCTGAGACAGTGGACAACCTTGATGCGTACAGCCACATCCCACCCCAGCTCATGGAGAAGTGTGCAGCTCTCAGTGTGCGGCCAGACACTGTCAGGAACCTCGTCCAGTCCATGCAAG TGCTGTCAGGTGTGTTCACGGATGTGGAGGCCTCCTTGAAGGACATCAGGGACCTGCTGGAGGAGGATGAGCTGCTAGAGCAGAAGTTCCAGGAAGCACTGGGCCAAGCAGGAGCCAGCCTAGCTGTCTCCAAGGCTGAGCTGGCAGAGGTGAGGCGAGAATGGGCCAAATACATGGAAGTCCATGAGAAGGCCTCCTTCACCAACAGTGAGTTGCACCGTGCCATGAATCTGCACGTGGGCAACCTACGGCTGCTCAGTGGGCCACTAGATCAGGTCCGGGCTGCCCTGCCCACCCCAGCTCTCACCCCAG AGGACAAGGCTGTGCTGCAGAACCTGAAGCGCATCCTGGCTAAAGTGCAGGAGATGCGGGACCAACGTGTGTCCCTGGAGCAGCAGCTGCGTGAGCTTATCCAGAAGGATGATATCACTGCCTCACTGGTTACTACAGACCACTCAGAGATGAAG AAGCTCTTTGAGGAACAGCTGAAGAAGTACGACCAGCTGAGGGTATACCTGGAACAGAACCTGGCTGCCCAAGACAATGTCCTCCGTGCATTGACAGAGGCTAATGTACAGTATGCGGCTGTGCGACGCGTGCTAAGCGACCTGGACCAAAA GTGGAACTCCACGCTACAGACGCTAGTGGCTTCATATGAAGCCTATGAGGACTTGATGAAGAAGTCCCAGGAGGGCAAGGACTTTTATGCAGACCTGGAGAGCAAGGTGGCTGCTCTGTTGGAACGGGCACAGTCTACCTGCCAGGCTCGTGAAGCTGCCCGCCAACAGCTCTTAGACAG GGAGCTGAAGAAGAAGCCACCACCACGGCCCACAGCCCCCAAACCACTGCTGGCccgaagggaggaaggggagacagAGATAGGAGACCCCCCTGAGGAGCTGCGCAGCCTGCCTCCTGACCTGGTGTCTGGCCCAAGACTACCTGACACTTTCCTGGGAACTGTGACCCCACTCCACTTTCCTCTTGGCCCAGGACCCCATTACCTCTCAGGCCCCTTACCCCCTGGAGCCTACTCAGGCCCCAGCCAGATGATGCAGCCCAGGGCCCCAGGACCCCCCACAATGTCCATGGCACCTGGGTCGGCCCTCTACCCAGCCCCTGCCTACACACCAGAGTTGGGCCTTGTGCCCCGATCTTCCCCCCAGCATGGTGTGGTAAGCAGCCCCTATGTGGGGGTAGGGCCACCTCCACCAGTTGCAGGTCTGCCCTCAGCCCCACCTTCTCAATTCGCAGGCCCTGAGTTGGCTGTGGCAGTTCGGCCAGCCACCACCACAGTAGACAGTGTCCAGGCCCCCATCTCCAGCCACACAGCACCACGGCCAAACCCCAGCCCtgctcctccccagccctgcttCCCAGTGCCTCCACCACAGCCCCTGCCCACGCCCTACTCCTACCCTATAGGGACCAAGCAATCTCTCACAGCGCCCCCAGCCCAGCGCCACTTCTCTCCTGGGATTTCCACAGGTTTTCCAGTCCCAAGGATAGGGCCCCATCCCCATCCTTCACGAGCAACACTTGGGTCTCAGGTCCCCCAACTCCAGCATCCACACATCTTCCCACCCCAGACCCCAGGTCTCTTACCCCCACAGCCTACTTACCCCTTTGCTCCTCAGCCTGGTGTCCTGGGGCAGCCGCCACCCCTGCACACCCAGCTCTACCCAGGCCCCTCCCAAGACCCTCTGCCCCCCCATTCAGGAGCTCTGCCTTTCCCCAGCCCTGGgccccctcagcctccccatcccACCTTGGCATTTGGTACTGCTTCTTCTACCAGACCTCTGGGTCCCCAGATAGCCCCTCTCTCCATTCAAGGCCCCTCACCTGTTGGCCAACCCACCCCTAGTCCCCACCTGGTGCCTTCACCTGCCCCATCACCAGGGCCTGGCCCAGTGCCCTCTCGGACCCCGGCAGCAGAGCCACCCCTGTGCTCACGCCGAGGTACTGCAGCTGCAGACCTACTCTCCTCTAGTCCTGAGAGCCAGCATGGCAGCACACAACCTCCTGGGGGTGGGCAGCCCTTGCTGCAGCCTACCAAGGTGGATGCAGCTGAGGGCCGTCGACCACAGGCCCTGCGGCTGATTGAGCGGGACCCCTATGAGCATCCTGAGAGGTTGCGGCAGTTGCAGGAGGAGCTGGAGGTCTTTCGGGGCCAGCTTGGGGATACAGGGACTCTGGACACCATCTGGCGGGAATTGCAAGATGCACAGGAACAGGATGCCCGAGCCCGTTCTATCGCCATAGCTCGCTGCTACTCCCTGAAGAACCGACACCAGGATGTCATGCCCTATGACAGTAACCGTGTGGTTTTGCGCTCAGGCAAGGATGACTACATCAATGCTAGCTGCGTGGAGGGGCTCTCTCCATACTGCCCACCCTTAGTGGCCACTCAGGCACCACTGCCTGGCACCGCTGCTGACTTCTGGCTTATGGTACATGAGCAGAAAGTGTCAGTCATTGTCATGCTGGTGTCTGAGGCTGAAATGGAGAAG CAAAAGGTAGCACGCTACTTCCCCACTGAGAGGGGCCAGCCCATGGTGCATGGTGCCCTGAGCCTGGCCCTGAGCAGCGTCCGAACCACCGAAACCCACGTGGAGCGTGTACTGAGCCTGCAGTTCCGAGACCAGAGCCTCAAGCGCTCTCTTGTGCATCTCCACTTTACCACTTGGCCTGAGTT AGGCCTGCCTGACAGCCCCAGCAACTTGTTGCGCTTCATCCAGGAGGTACACGCGCATTACCTGCACCAGCGGCCCCTGCACACACCCATCGTTGTGCACTGCAG CTCTGGTGTGGGCCGCACAGGGGCCTTTGCGTTGCTCTACGCTGCTgtgcaggaggtggaggcagggaatGGGATCCCTGAGCTGCCTCAGCTGGTGCGGCGCATGCGGCAGCAGAGGAAGCACATGCTGCAAGAGAAA CTGCACCTCAGGTTCTGCCATGAGGCTGTGGTGAGACATGTGGAGCAGGTCCTGCAGCGCCATGGTGTGCCCCCTCCATGCAAGCCCTTGACCAGCACAAGCCTCAGCCAGAAG AATCATCTTCCTCAGGACTCCCAGGACCTCGTCCTTGGTGGGGATGTgcctattagctccatccaggcCACCATTGCTAAGCTTAGCATCCGGCCTCCTGGGGGCTTGGATTCTCCTGCTGCCAGCCAGCCAGGCCCCATAGAGCCCCAAGGCCTGCCGCCAGCCAGCCTCCCAGAGCCTACCCCAGTCCCatcttcctccccacctcctcttgcctcacccctgCCTGAGGTCCCCCAGCCAGAGGAAGAGCAGCCAGTGCCTGAAGCCCCCAACTTGGggcccccctcctcctccctggagcTGCTGGCCTCCTTGACCCCAGAGGCCTTCTCCCTGGACAGTTCCTTGCGGGGAAAGCAGCGGATGAGCAAGCAGAATTTTCTGCAGGCTCATAATGGGCAGGGTTTGAGGGCTGCCCGGCCCACTGATGACCCCCTTAGCCTTCTGGATCCACTCTGGACACTCAACAAGACCTGA